Part of the Lolium rigidum isolate FL_2022 chromosome 6, APGP_CSIRO_Lrig_0.1, whole genome shotgun sequence genome, ATACATCTTGTGCGACTACTAGCTCCTTCTCCAACCCGGATGCAACGACAACGTCTTCCCTGGCATCGACGATATCTTCGGCGACATATCTCTCTCCAACAACACCGCTAACGCGAATGGCTCTTGTTTCAACGCCCCATATATGACCTTGTTTCATCTACTTAGGATCATGCTTCAAACACTACCTGCAGCAATCTGTTTAGACTTGCTTTTGTCGTTCAATCTCTATGCTTTTAGtcatgttttatttactgtttatATGTTCATCACAAAATTGCTTATATTTCCACCAGGTACTAAAGATTACAAGATTCGTTTAAGTCGTCTACTCCTCGAGTATCCAAATTTGAAGTtcatttctttgttttgaaattcacAAAACCTCTAGTCATACTGAGTTATTCACAGAAGAATATATAGCAATTTCAGAAAGCCAATATGAGTGAAAATTTGACGCGGATGTCTAAGCTACCAATAGTCCCCACACGAGCAATTGCCATCACGGAAATGGTGGAACCTCCTCACGTCCCTCAGCACGATCTCCCGCCCAACCATCCTGGACATGAACTTGGCGGCCTCATGGCAGTCGTTGCACACCCTCAGGTTCTTGGCCACCCTGATGGTGGCGCCGGCGGGGGCCCTGAGCAGCCCGAAGGCGATGGCGAGCTTCTCGCTGTGGTACCGGAGCATGGCCGCCTTCTCGGTCTCGTCGACGTCGTGGAGCACGCACGACGTGTCCGGCACGTACCCCTCCCGACGCATCCGCTCCCAGAGCGCGTCCATGTGCGCGTGCACCTCGGCGCTGGCCGGATGGGAGGACTCGCCGGCCATGAACCGGTGGATCGCACCGTCGAGCTCGATCCAGCTGCAGCCGGGCTCCTTGGCGACGCCCCGCTGCCGCATCCTACCGCGCACCGCCACCGACTTCTCCCACATCCCGGCGGCGGAGTAGATGTTGCAGAGGAGCACGTAGTGGCTGGCCTCGTCGGGCTCCAGCTCGAACAGCCGCTCGGCGGCGATCTCCCCGAGCGGCACGTTCCGGTGCAGCCGGCACGCGCCGAGCATGCTGCTCCACGCCGAGACCTGATGTTGCCCCGGCTCCATGGAGCTGATGATGCCGTAGGCCTCGTCGAGGCGTCCGGCCCGCCCGAGGACGTCGACGACACAGGCGTGGAGGTCCGGCGTGGGCTCGACGCCGTGGTCCCTCTTCATGCCGTGGAACAGCTCCAGGCCACGGTCAACCAGGCCGGAGTGGCTGCAGGCGGCTAGGACGGCGATGAAGGTGACCTCGTTGGGTGTTGCCTCGCCGCTCGCAGCCATCCGGTCGAAGAGcgccaccgcctcgtcgccgAGCCCGTGCATCCCGTAGGCCATGATGAGGACGTTCCAGGTGATGACGTTCCTCCTCGGCAGCCGGTCGAACACCGCCCTCGACAAGGCCAGGCAGCCGCACTTGGCGTACATGTCCACCAGCGCGCTGCCCACGGCGATGTCTGATTCCAGCGCGTGCCTCACCGCGTACCCGTGGATCTCCTTccccctcgccggcgccgccaggaCCGCGCAGCCTGGGAGGAGCGTCATCAGGGTGATGTTGTTCGGCATGCACCTGACGACTTCTTCTTCTGCTTCCATCGATGGCAGCTGCATCTCAGTAACAAGCTGAAACGCCTCGGTGACGAGGCCCTGCACGACACAGCCGGTGATGAGGGTGTTCCAGGAGACGACGTCGGGGAGGTCGATCATGTCGAAGATCCTGCGCGCCACGTCCATCTCGCCGAGGCGCGCGTACATGTCCATGAGCGCGTTCTGCACGAACCGGTTGCCCGCCATGCCGCGCTTCACCACGTACCCGTGCACGCCCTCCTTGCCGGCGAACGCCTCGGAGCGCGCGCACGCGGGCAGCACGCCGGCCATGGTGGTCTCGCTGGGCGCGCAGCCGGCCTCCGCCTCCATCCGCGCGAAGAGCTGGAGCGCGTCCTCGTCCATGCCGGCCTGCGCGTAGCCGCAGATCATGGCGTTCCACATCCCCAGCTGCCGGCCCGGCTCCGGCACCATGTCGAACACCCTGCGCGCGTTCTCCACCTTCTCGTTGCCGGCGTACATGTCCACCAGCGCGCTCGCGACGAACGAGTTGGCGGCGAGGTCGCCGTCCTTGACGACGACGGCGTGCACCTCCCTGCCGAGGGAGACCATCTGCAGCCGCGAGCACGCCGGGAGCGCGCTCGCGAACGTGACGCCGTCCGGGCGCACGCCGGCCGCCACCATGCCGTAGAGCACGTCCACAGCCTCGCCGCAGCGGCCGGCCTGGACGAGCAGGCTGATCATGGAGTTCCACGTGACGACGTCCCCGCcgtcgggcgcggcggcggcggtgcggaaGAGTCTCTGCGCGTCGTCGACGAGGCCGAGGCGCGCGTACATGGAGAGCAGCGCGTTGAAGGGGAAccgctcgcggccgtggtcgaggAAGCCGTGCCTGAGCGCGAAGGCGTGGGCCTCgcggccggcgtcggcggggaggTGGGAGCAGGCGAGGAGCACGCTGACGAGCGTGAAGGAGCTGACGTCGTGGCGGCCCTCGGCGAGCATGGCGCGGAGGGCGTCCAGCGCGTGGGCCCAGCGGCGGAAGAGGCAGAGCGCGGAGATGAGGGAGTTGTAGGACACGGcgtcgcggaggtccggcggcgtgGCGTCGAAGAGCGCCAGCGCCGCCGCGAGGTCCCCGCAGCGCGCGTAGGCGGTGAGGAGCGCGTTGGCGACGGCCGGGGTGGGTTGGTGGAGGAGGTTGCGGCGTAGGGACGCTGCGTGGAGGGTGCGCGCGGCGCGGGCGTCACGGAGCGCCGCTGCGGACTTGATGGCTGGTGGGAGCGCGAAGTGGTCGATGGAGGCGGAGGATGCGAGGGAGGAGAGcgcgcggagggcggcggcgtggTTTCCGGATGCGGTGAGGGAGCGTATGGTGGCGGAGGTGGGAagcggggccgccggtggagccACGGTGGTGGCCATGGAGGAGCGAGCTGAGCTGACCTGAGGGGATTGGTCAGCTCAGCTGAGGAGCGAGGTCTGTGGAGAGCTCGGATAAGCTTTCTTCCTCCAGTTTACAGTTTTTTTTTTAGAGAGAATAGCCACAATACCATTACACAAAACCGAATTTGTTAAAATAGGActgcaaaattttatttcaaatttttttcACACTTCAAAATGTACGAACAGTTTCAGTGGCAATGGTGAAGTCAGGGCAACACCAACTATAGCCGATATATCACAAAATGGATGGAAAAAAGGAATGTTCTTGTAGACCTCGTTGGTAAATAGGTGGTAAGCCTTGCACATATGGAGCGTGTTTGGTAGGATGTATCTATTTTCTGCATCACTGGCGTAGTGGGAAGAAGCCCCCTGCGAATCTAAGACGGGCTATGGGACATAAAAGTCACGTTGTTTGGTGGTCTCACAGAGTTTTTCATCTCGTAGAGATTTGCGCTATGATCGattggtaggtcggttttcagaCCTTGTAGCAACCTAGAACAGCGCTAGTAGTGTTTGGTTGCAACTCATAATCCGTGTCTGCGTATATCTCATCTTtccttcagtggtgaggttaccaatgATCAATAGCAGAAGCAAGAACACAGTCATAGACGACACAAAACTTAGCAGtgatcatagacgacacaagtTCAGAACAAACCATTTgcagacacgatcatagttctgGACATGGTAGAcatgatcatagttcaacacactagACGCGAACATCAACTAGACACGACATGGTACcaggttagcttcagacatgatgctcgaagacgacacacctggtgtCATCACCATGGTACGGACACCTGCtcaccacctcagtgcaggtgtggtcgaagatgaccacactgtactccaAGGAGAACATCTTCCTGAAGGTGAGGAACTGACgtaccttgagctgatgggcgatgGCGAAGGCCGTCCATCCCTGGTCGACGAATGCGTCATTGCTttctctcctcgtagtcatcctccaaTTGCATtcagtgttggtggtgacgatgatgttggaaggaatttctccgaaccacttgacggaagctttagggatcatgagtaggccgaaggtgggcttgaagatgatgCGGAGGAAGTGGTCCGGCCCTGCGTCCTCATGGAAGTGGCCGACCTTAGCCGGCCTTCCACGCCGCTTCTTCGCCGGCCCCTCGCCGGGAACCTCAGCAGGTGACCCAAGCATGATCATCTCAGTATGCCAGAAGATCAGAtgccattagaggtgtgcctgATCAAAAGTAGTTTAGATGAAAACGgacattgataacattagtaaggCATCATACATGTGCTCACACGGCAGGCATATAGAGTGGCCACAAACGAAGTGTAGTGTGCAACAACTGTGGCACACCTAGCCTTccattgtgcctttgttgaatcattggccaatgcactagacagAGCAAAATGAGGCCTTATATGTAGGATCACACGACATGCAAATGGACTGTCCGCAAACTATGTCTAGTGTGCgagtaatatggcacacatgactaagtttgagggcagcaccctgcctTCCATTGTgtctttgttgaatcattggccaatgcactagacaaaacAAAACAGGGCCTCATATGTATGATCACACGACAGGAAAAGAGAttgtccgcaaactaagtctaatgtgccagtaatatggcacacatgactaagtttgagggtagCACCCTGCCTTCCGGtgtgccatagttgaatcattggccaatgcagagctgaagaagcagaaacatgcaaagcagGGTATAAGATGCCTCATACAATTaggacatatggaggagatgtttgaccagaaccaatggcatggtcatgttaagtcatgccataggtttTGATCAACCATCTCCCCATACTATGATCCCTGGTTATAATCATTGGCCTAGTtcaatcaagaaacaacacaagtagCAGTTTAAATTGAGTACATTATgagtggtacttagggtacattatAAATTCTTCTACAATACATTTAGAACACATTCATCACTTATCAGAAATAATCCTGATCCTCTTAAGCTTATGCTTGATTGCAAAGTTTGCTTGGAGCAGATCGTATATGTCGTACTTTAGCTTTCTCTTCTCAGCCCCCAAAGCCTTCTTTTTCTGCCTCCTATTCATGTTTCTTAGCCCTCATCTTGTGCTTGTGTTCTCTCCAGATtcttgagcataaatacttcgttcttcaagtcctcccactcctcttgcgtctgaacaaactagcgcgaTTCAGCTTAATCTTCCGCACAACAATCTGAACATGCTAAACCCCATCAcaaaaaacccttcccctctttgcatgcacagATTAATCTGGTAGTTTCACCAATCCACAATCCGATGTAGAAAGGATCTACCGCgattggagattagagtaacagatctaagcaaatcgagaccaTGAACATCAAGAACAGGACAAGAACACCAAGCAATGGGGACGAACACGTTGCAAACATCAATCCAAACttatcctaatggaaaccctagcagatctaaaaTGCATGTCCTCACAAATGCCCCAGAATGGCATGTTCTGGCAGAACGAGTACGAAtgtgagaaggagaggtcgttaccgccattgttccggccgaggacgagctcgaggtcgcgggcgaactcgagatgccgatgaagactgagTCGCAGGTTGCGATGGATGTCACGGTGCTGCTCGCCGACGTTTCCTTCTCCGATACCGGTGCTCGACCGTGCGGCGGATTGGTtggcgggaggggaaccgccgggtgatgtgacagtttgggggatatgagagtgcggtcgcgagtgagaggaaggagaggggagcggtgaggctaattatggcgcgtgtccCCGAAGGGACGCGACGTTTCCGCCTCCCTTCCCCACGCTGCAGCTTTCTAGCCGCATCGGGTCTGGCCCTAGAGAAACTGCCATTCCGAGTGTTCCTCGAGGGCTTGTCCCACAGGTGCTTTGAGACCCGGTTCATGCAAGAACGCCGTGGCCTGCAGGCAATCAAACGGGCCAAAAATTGCTGGCCCGCTGCGAGCCAAGTcgaatgcaggctaccaaacgcgcccatgcTCCCCATTTCATATTCTCTATATGAGAGAAGGTAGAACAGTATGTTTTCATGTAGGCAAAAAACAAACAAAACTGCACAACCACTACTACCCATCTGTGCATGCCAACTAAGCAAGTTTCTCAACCCATGGAAAATGCTTCTTCACCTCCtagttgtggtgacccggcataccactgcatggtgtagtatgcaagtctgatataacaccaatgaaacaccgttccactagtattatatcgctcagagtggtacaacagaaacatatgcgggtccaaggcatgtctatagaattacaacattgactacgttacataagatcatcacagcctcctactttacaatgaggtaaaactgcaaataaactccagaagaacgactcgtagtctagtcctatcacgaactctatttgtagagtatttgactaactataggggctaagaatagattctagctaaataggagctaggtttaggaaactagttcctttctattgctaagctaagttttatccttgttggatgtgatgTTGACTCTTCTGGCAGGGtaatgtctcttgaagtagttgttgactcctcgtccTTCGAGTTGAACTgttgatcctccttcgatgcctccatatctaagcaggggatttaagagtgggatgagtacgagcgtactcaacaagttcattataggaaagatgtgtttaatgcactagctacgacattagaccggaaagtctaataccaatgcgggttttcataaccatttcttcaaaaggttgcttttattcggaagaactatgtccgtcggccttcaccggtttactagaacttcatggagctcctttccggcagcgttcgcagttccatatcccggaacagggagtgacaggtcacaattcattacactctgcagaggtgtgttgctttacccatatgagatcttaaccttggtgccaaccgggtgatcttcccgtccacacttcctatggtgtgaggcccggtataaggtcatagccaatcatattcctccgctacctcgcacacccaccctttgttgcaggcacccgaccctgggtcctcgccggtcccattattcccatatttcagggtggaccccgaccacgacaacagttctgggcacataccataaactccttcgccggtagctgcaacccctcatagaccgcaataccgtggggaatattatggcttccccaacctaccgcttgcacttcggcgacaagtgtgctacggacaaagccgtggggacTTTTTTGgcctccccagcctaccgcttgccccgacagatGACAAGTGTGCTACGGTAAAGCACGTCCGTTgaggtacaagaggtggaaatacaattgactattccgtcccactccagatcttatggttaacacgggtattacggcacaagaatcactggacgacatttgttgtttaatcctagatggatataaacccttgcaatggaacctccaccatatcaacacaatccatggttccattgcccaccacatagttgaaggagatatgccctagaggcaataataaaagtggttattatttatatctctatgtttatgataaatgtttatatatcatgctataattgtattaaccgaaacattagtacatgtgtgatatgtagacaaacaagaagtccctagtatgcctcttaaactagcttgttgattaatggatgattagtttcataatcatgaacattggatgttattaataacaaggttatatcattatatgaatgatgtaatggacacacccaattaagcgtagcataagatctcgtcattaagttatttgctataagctttcgatacatagttacctaatccttatgaccatgagatcatataaatcacttataccggaaaggtactttgattacaccaaacaccacttgcgtaaatgggtggctataaaggtgggattaagtatccggaaagtatgagttgaggcatatggatcaacggtgggatttgtccatcccgatgacggatagatatactcgggccctctcggtggaatgtcgtctaatgtcttgcaagcatatgaatgagttcataagagaccacataccacggtacgagtaaagagtacttgtcggagacgaggttgaacaaggtatagagtgataccgaagatcaaacctcggacaagtaaaaatatcgcgagacaaagggaattggtaatgtatatgaatggttctttcgatcactaaagtcatcgttgaatatgtgggagccattatggatctccagatcccgctattggttattggtcggagtgagtactcaaccatgtccgcatagttctcgaaccagtagggtgacacacttaaagttggatgttgaaatggtagtacttgaattatggaatggagttcgaatgtttgttcgaagtcccggatgtgatcccggacatcacgaggagttccggaatggtcaggagaataagattcatatataggatgtcattttatgtgaataaaatgtcgcggaaggttctatggaaggttctagaaggttctagaaaagtccggaagaaaccaccaaggaaggtggagtccacatgggactccacctccatggccgaccaaccctagtgggggaggagtcccaagtggactccccttaggggccggccacccccacatgggaggtggaatcccacctttgggtgggagtcctagttgggctaggattgccccctcctatggaaggatttggttcgggtcttattcgaagacttggacaccacctcttggggttccacctatataatgagggccaaggggagggccggccacctcaaacaccaccaaggtggccgcacccctatggtggccggcgcccctctccccaaaccctagccgcccgctcctccacatcccgcatagctagcgaagctccgccggacttctacaccgccaccggcaccacgccgtcgtgctgtcggattcaagaggagctactacttccgctgcccgctggagcgGGGAGGTgggcgtcgtcttcatcaacaaccgaacgtgtgaccgagtacggaggtgctgcccgttcgtggcgccggaaccgatcgtgatcaagatcttctacgcgcttttgcaagcggcaagtgaacgtctaccgcagcaacaagagcctcatcttgtaggctttggaatctcttcaagggtgagactcgataccccctcgttgctaccgatcttctagattgcatcttggcttggattgcgtgttcgcggtaggaaaattttgttttctatgcaacgttatcctacggtggtatcgagccgtgtctatgcatagatggttgcacgagtagaacacaatggtttgtgggcgttgatgctcttgttatctttagttgagtactttgcatctttatggcatagtgggatgaagcggctcggactaactttacatgaccgcgttcatgagacttgttcctcgttcgacatgcaacttgtattgcataagaggctttgcgggtgtctgtctctcctactatagtaaagattcaatttactcttctattgacaacattagtatcaacgttgtggttcatgttcgtaggtagattagatctatatcgaaaaccctaaaccacgtaaaatatgcaaaccaaattagagagcgtctaacttgtttttgcggggtttggtgatgtgatatggccataatgtgatgatgaatatgtatgagatgatcattattgtattgtggcaaccggcgagagccttatggttgtctttaaatttcatgttgagtagtatttcaaagtagttgtaatagttgctacatggaggacaatcatgaagacggcgccattgaccttggtgcttcgccgacgatgatggagatcatgcccgaagatgatggagatcatatccgtgctttggagatgaagatcaaaggcgcaaagacaaaagggccatatcatatcacatatgaactgcatgtgatgttaatccttttatgcatcttattttgcttagatcgcgacggtagcattataagatgatccctcactaaaatctcaagataataaagtgttcatccttagtagcaccgttgccaagacttgtcgtttcgaagcatctcgtgatgatcgggtgtgatagaatcaacaagtgcatacaacgggtgcaagccgatttgcacatgcggatactaaggtggccttgacgagcctagcatgtacggacatggtctcggaacacgtgataccgaaaggtagagcatgaatcatatgattgatatgatgaacactttgagtgttcgccattgaaattacaccttgtctcgtgatgatcggactatggtgtggtggatttggttcgtgtgatcactaagacaatgcgagggatattgttttgagtgggagttcacctagatttttaattatattgaattaaaatttgaactcaatttgtcataaacttagtctaaactattgcaaatatatgttgtagagatggcgtccccaatcaattttaaccagttcctagagaaagaaaagcttaagagcaacggtagcaacttcaccgactggttccgtcatgtgaggatcttcctctcggcggaaatctgcaatatgtgcttgatgcaccgctaggtgaccctctgcgaagctgaaaccgatgaagtaaaagctgtttacgagactcggaaaactcggtactctcaagttcgagtgtgccatctgtGCGgttcggaatccgatcttcaaaaacgttttgagcaccacgatcctcatgagttgatgaaagagttaaagactattttcgagactcatgcggccgtggaatgctatgaagcatcgaaacatttcttcagcttgtatgatggaagaaggcagctccattagtgagcacatgctcgccatgaccgagcatgcgaagaaactcggtgacttgggaatagtgattcctaacggatcggggattaatcgtgtccttcaatcatcgccaccaagttacaagaactttgtgatgaactacaatatgcggaacatgaacaaggagttactcgaactctttggcatgctaaaagctgctgagattgagatcaagaaagagcaccaagtgttgatggtcaacaaaaccactagtttcaagaaacaggggcaagtctaagggaaaattcaagaagggtggcaagaaagctgccacgcctcctatgaaacctaagaacggccctaagcacgatcttgagtgctattactgcaaggagaagggacattggaagcgtaattgctccaagtatccggctgatccgaagagcggccttgtcaagaagaagaaagaaggtatatcgatatacatgttatagatgtttatctcattggttctcgttctagtacacgggtatttgatacttggttcggttgctcatatttgtaactcgaaacaggaactaaagaataaacgaagactaccgaaagatgaagtgacaatgcgcgttggaaatggatccaaagacgatgtgatcggctgtcggcacacttcctctacatctaccttcgggattagttttaagcctaaataattgttattttgtacccgcgttgagcatgaacattatatctggatcttgtttaatgcaagacggttattcattcaagtccgagaataatggttgttctatttttatgaataatatcttttatggtcaagcaccacaaaagaatggcttatttccgttagatctcgatagtagtgatacgcatatacataacattgatgctaagcgaattaaattgaatgataattctacttatatgtggcattgtcgtcttggtcatattggagtgaagcgcatgaagaaactccatacttgatggattacttgaatcacttgactttgagtcacttgatagatgcgaagcatgtctaatgggaaaaatgactaagactccatttttcggtatgatggagcgagctactcgacttattggaaatcatacataccgatgtgtgcggaccaatgagtgtagcatcgcgcggtggttatcgttatgttctaaccttcacgagatgatcgagtagatatgggtatatctatttcatgaaacataaatccgaaactttcgagaagtttaaggaatttcaaagtgaagtagaaaatcaacgtaacaagaagataaaatttctacgatcggatcgtggaggtgaatatctgagttatgagtttggcatgcatttaaagaaatgcggaatactttcacaattgacaccgccgggaacaccacaacgaaacggtgtgtccgaacgtcgtaatcgaactctcttagatatggttcgttctatgatgtctcttactgatttgccgttatctttttggagttatgcattagagacagccgcattcactttaaatagagcaccatcaaaatccgtagaaacgacaccgtatgaattatggtttaataagaaacctaagtctgtcgttcctgaaagtttggggttgcgaagcctatgtaaagaagttacaaccggacaagctagaacccaaagcggagaaatgcgtcttcataggataccctaaggaaactatagggtatactttctatcacaaatccgaaggcaaaatatttgttgcaaagaacggaacctttcttgagaaagaatttctcactaaagaagtgatctggaagaaaagtagaactcgatgagattgatgaatctatactcgttgatcggagtag contains:
- the LOC124662301 gene encoding pentatricopeptide repeat-containing protein At3g57430, chloroplastic-like, producing the protein MATTVAPPAAPLPTSATIRSLTASGNHAAALRALSSLASSASIDHFALPPAIKSAAALRDARAARTLHAASLRRNLLHQPTPAVANALLTAYARCGDLAAALALFDATPPDLRDAVSYNSLISALCLFRRWAHALDALRAMLAEGRHDVSSFTLVSVLLACSHLPADAGREAHAFALRHGFLDHGRERFPFNALLSMYARLGLVDDAQRLFRTAAAAPDGGDVVTWNSMISLLVQAGRCGEAVDVLYGMVAAGVRPDGVTFASALPACSRLQMVSLGREVHAVVVKDGDLAANSFVASALVDMYAGNEKVENARRVFDMVPEPGRQLGMWNAMICGYAQAGMDEDALQLFARMEAEAGCAPSETTMAGVLPACARSEAFAGKEGVHGYVVKRGMAGNRFVQNALMDMYARLGEMDVARRIFDMIDLPDVVSWNTLITGCVVQGLVTEAFQLVTEMQLPSMEAEEEVVRCMPNNITLMTLLPGCAVLAAPARGKEIHGYAVRHALESDIAVGSALVDMYAKCGCLALSRAVFDRLPRRNVITWNVLIMAYGMHGLGDEAVALFDRMAASGEATPNEVTFIAVLAACSHSGLVDRGLELFHGMKRDHGVEPTPDLHACVVDVLGRAGRLDEAYGIISSMEPGQHQVSAWSSMLGACRLHRNVPLGEIAAERLFELEPDEASHYVLLCNIYSAAGMWEKSVAVRGRMRQRGVAKEPGCSWIELDGAIHRFMAGESSHPASAEVHAHMDALWERMRREGYVPDTSCVLHDVDETEKAAMLRYHSEKLAIAFGLLRAPAGATIRVAKNLRVCNDCHEAAKFMSRMVGREIVLRDVRRFHHFRDGNCSCGDYW